One stretch of Vulpes lagopus strain Blue_001 chromosome X, ASM1834538v1, whole genome shotgun sequence DNA includes these proteins:
- the HMGB3 gene encoding high mobility group protein B3, with amino-acid sequence MAKGDPKKPKGKMSAYAFFVQTCREEHKKKNPEVPVNFAEFSKKCSERWKTMSGKEKSKFDEMAKADKVRYDREMKDYGPAKGGKKKKDPNAPKRPPSGFFLFCSEFRPKIKSTNPGISIGDVAKKLGEMWNNLSDSEKQPYNNKAAKLKEKYEKDVADYKSKGKFDGAKGPAKVARKKVEEEDEEDEEEEEEEEEEEEDE; translated from the exons ATGGCTAAAGGTGATCCCAAGAAACCAAAGGGCAAGATGTCTGCTTATGCCTTCTTTGTGCAGACGTGCAGAGAGGAACATAAGAAGAAAAACCCGGAGGTTCCTGTCAATTTTGCTGAGTTTTCCAAGAAGTGCTCTGAGAGGTGGAAG ACAATGTCTGGAAAAGAGAAGTCGAAATTTGATGAAATGGCCAAGGCAGATAAAGTGCGCTATGATCGGGAAATGAAGGATTATGGACCCGCTAAGGGAGGCAAGAAGAAGAAGGACCCTAATGCCCCCAAAAGACCACC GTCTGGATTTTTCCTGTTCTGCTCGGAATTCCGCCCCAAGATCAAATCGACAAACCCTGGAATCTCCATTGGAGATGTGGCGAAGAAGCTCGGTGAGATGTGGAATAACTTAAGTGACAGCGAGAAGCAGCCTTACAACAACAAGGCAGCCAAGCTGAAGGAGAAGTATGAGAAG GATGTCGCTGACTATAAGTCTAAAGGGAAGTTTGATGGCGCAAAGGGTCCCGCTAAAGTTGCCCGGAAAAAGgtggaagaagaagatgaagaagacgaagaggaagaagaggaggaggaggaggaggaggaggatgaataA